AGAGACGCCTATGGATGAGCATCTCTTGGCCTGTCGACCATGGCGGCTCGGACCAACAGTAGCTGAAGACGGGAGTCTTTGTCGGGCTGTATAGCCATCAGATGATGGGAGTGGCTGCTCCGTGCTGTTCCTGTGGTGGGCGATGGCGGGTCATCTGCCCGCTAAGACGcaatcctccagcttctcctctttcgtCCTTCACGATCCCTTTCACCGTCTTTCGATACTCTTCAGTCCCTCTGTACACGACGGCTCTTTCtgtcctttcttttttctttctcttcctgtgTATGATATTTCGTCTCTGTTGTTTCCCTCGTTTCATCCCCGGGAAATAACCTTTGTGGTCGCCGTCGGGTACCGTGGGACTTGCCAACGCTGCATTATTGGGCCTGAACCTAATCAAACAATAACTTCCCCCTTCAGGCCACTGTAAGGGGACAATGTTGTTCTGTGAGTAATTTTTTGTCTAATCTCGTTTATAAAATGCAAGCAAGCAGGCTAACAAGCTCGCAAGACCGCCAGATTTAAGGGGAAAAACCAACGTATCCCCTCTTTCGATGAAAAATGCCCCGATCGGTCCCTTCGTATTTCACCTCTCCTCCGCACGAGGAGCCTCCCGATTCCGAGAATGTCGGCGTCAGTAATAACCCCAGGACGGCCCCTCCGTCCCCGACCGCGATGCGCAGAAGCTATAGCCACATTTCAGAATCCCATACCGCCTACCAGTCCCTAGAGCCGCCCTTGGAGGCTGGCGAGACAACCAGCCTCCTGGGGAAAGCCAAGGAAGGCCGAGCACTGCCGCAGCGCTCTTATACCACtttctcagcctcttccgGCCCGGACTCTGGCTTCAGGCATACCCTGCTCGCGGGCAGTATGCGGCGGTCACGACATCATAGCCGAGCGAACTCGACGAATAAGCGGTTTAGTCGCCGGGGGAGCCTAGATGCGGATCAGGCGGAGAGTCTGGCTGCCTCGGCTAAGGATGCTATGACTGGATCGTTTTTGGATGACCGGATGTGGTATGACCAGTTCACGTCGACGGACTGGGTGCATGATAGTGTTGCCGACGGCGTGCGTCTTCGGGAACTGCGCAGGAGGAAGGATATCCGCGGGCGAATTCTGGCTTTGTTTGATGGCGCCCAGGGCTGGCTTTTGGTTGCGCTGATTGGATGCATAACGGCTGCGATTGCGTACTTTGTGGATGTCTCGGAGGAGTATGTCTTTGACCTGAAGGATGGGATCTGTACGACTGGTTGGTTCCAGAGCCGCGGGAATTGCTGTGCCGATATTGCTGATTGTCCCGAGTGGCGGTCTTGGTCTGAGATGATGAATCATGAGTCTGGAGGTAGTCGCTGGGTGGATTTTGGTATCTATGTGATCTGGTCCGTGGCCTTGGCTGTTGTGTCTTGCCTCTTGACGCTACTTACGAAGACTGTCGTCCCATCGTCGATATCCCTGGCTACCCTGGATGAGAACCTCGCTGCTGGGTGCTCTCGCACCTCGAAACCGACGACTGACGTGAATGCCTCGCCTGAGTCTGGGggctcttcctcgttctcgaTGCTACCTACTCGCCCTGACATGGTCTATTATTCTGCTGCGGGTAGCGGCGTGGCCGAGGTGAAGGTCATCAACAGTGGTTTTGTGCTCCACGGTTATCTGGGGTTCAAAACGCTGGTCATCAAGACTTTGGCCCTCGTCTTCAGTGTCGCCTCCGGCCTCAGTCTCGGCAAAGAGGGTCCATATGTGCACATTGCCACCTGTGTTGGAAATATATGCTGTCGACTGTTTAGTAAGTATCATAACAATGATGGCAAACGGCGTGAGGTACTCAGCGCCAGCGCTGCCAGTGGTGTTGCCGTAGCTTTCGGTGCCCCGATTGGTGGCGTCCTTTTCAGCCTTGAGGAAGTCAGCTACTACTTCCCGCCCAAGACCCTCTTCCggaccttcttctgctgtATTGTCGCGGCTCTTTCGTTGAAGTTCCTAAACCCCTACGGCACTGGCAAGATTGTTCTATTCGAAGTCCGGTATTTGGGTGACTGGGAGATGTTTGAGCTTGGTATTTTCATGTTCCTGGGTATTCTCGGAGGCGCAGTGGGCGCCCTGTTTATCAAGGTCTCTAGCATATGGGCTAAATCATTCCGTCGCATTCCCGCCATCAAGCGCTGGCCACTATTGGAGGTCGTCCTTGTAGCGCTCCTGACTGGTCTGATGGGTTTCTGGAACCGCTACACAAAGCTGCCGGTAACAGAACTCCTGTTCCAGTTAGCTAGTCCATGCGAGCGCGATTCCCGGTCTCCAGACGGCCTATGTCCACACCCAGAGGATATCGGCGAGGTACTTCGCTCGCTGACAGTAGCGCTTGTGATCAAAAGCATTCTGACCGTGGTAACCTTCGGCATCAAGCTACCTGCGGGCATCTACGTCCCCTCAATGGTAGTCGGTGGCTTGATGGGCCGCATTGTCGGCCATGTGACGCAGTACCTGACATTGAAATTTCCTAACTTCTTGCTATTCGGGTCGTCATGCGCCGCGATTGCTGGTACGGAATCTTGTGTAACCCCGGGAGTCTATGCTATGGTTGCTGCGGGCGCTACCATGTGCGGAGTCACACGTCTATCCGTTACCCTTGCTGTCATTTTGTTTGAACTGACTGGCAGCTTGGACCATGTGTTGCCGTTTTCATTGGCAGTGTTGTGCGCCAAGTGGACTGCCGATGCTATTGAGCCTCACAGTATTTATGTAGGTTTCGGTCCCTCTCTGAGAATTCTCCACATACTGACCTTTATTTTTCTAGGACTTCCTGACTGAAATGAACTCATATCCATTCCTCGATAACAAACTCCAAATCATGTCCGACGCAGAGCTTGGTGATATTGTTCGGCCGGTTCGGCGGACTCGAATGATTGAGACCACGGAATCTCCACTCGTTCCAGCGCGAGAGCTACGCTCGAAGCTTCAACATCTTCTCATGGCGGGAGAGCTGGATAGCGGGCTCCCGATTTTACGTGACGGTGTGCTTATCGGACTCATACCAGCTCCGGATCTGGAGTACGCGCTTGATAgtctcgaggatgaggacagTACGTCATGtctgatggccatggacacTTCTTCTGCCATCTCCGACACGGATGACGAGGATTCGTTGCACGTCGATTTCACTAGATACATAGATCCGGTAAGTTGCTTGCCCTTTTTTAACCCACCCATGAATTAAAACTGACCTCTCTCAGGCTCCCCTTGCTCTTGATATCCACTCCCCTATAGACCTTGTTTATCAGTGCTTCGTCAAGCTCGGACTGCGCTACCTGTGCGTCCTTCAGGATGGGCACTATGCGGGCCTGGTGCATAAGAAGGCTTTTGTGAAGTTTATGAAAGAGAATGGATAGACTCTTGACTTTCTGGAGCATTGCATTTCTATATCGATGAACTGTCTGTGGTATTGTTTCGATTTCGAACACCCCATCTTGATTTTGAGTATATCTTGCattggttttgttgtttAGATGCTGTATATTAGCGTTggatctcctttctctctttaTATTACATTTTGCATTGCTTGCTTGCATTATCAGCGAATATAGTATGATCATTTGATACATATCAAATCATGGGGTATATATTGACTTCTATCTTACTCTTCTCTAAGCTATTACAATTACACACTCTCATATCCAACCATGCGTACCCTCACATCCCCTTCCTGAATCCACTCCCCTGTAacctcctcgccaacccAGTTTGTCACTTCCTCCGCACTAACCTTCCTCCACCTTTCTCCAGCTAGGTCTTTCCCATCAATCGGGAAAAACGTATCACATTCAAACCCACTACCATCCGCCTTCTCCACATCGGTCATCACAAGTCTGaccttcctcttcacccCGGACCCAGATTCAGTCCCTACCCTCAACGAAGCACCATAGATCTCCGCGCCCCCAATCACGAAGACATTCCCAAcacccccttcctcttccgccgccgcagcatcAAGCCGTGTCAATGCCTCCTCCAGACTCGCCGACACAAACGCATCGGTTCGCCCCTCAGCGGGCGTAGTAGTAGCCGCAGTAGTCGTAGTATGACCCGCAGCAGTAGACTCCTCGGCTTTAGCCTTCGCCTTAGCCTcagccagctccttctccctcccccaCTTAACTTCCAACTCCCCCCTCACCCTCTCCGCAACAGCCCCCTCTTTATCCCTCGAAACAACAACATTAAGCCTCTTCCCTAGAGGCCGTAACTTCGGCGGAACAGAATCGTAAGTCTTGCGACCCATGATGAGCGCGTTTGTCTTCGCtttccctgctgctgctgttgttgttgttgtggtggtggccgATGGCGGACGCGCCGTGACGCGCGCGAAAAACGACATGTCCGTCTTGATGCGCGGCCAGGGGAGCGTGCCGTTTAGGCCGATCCCCAGGACggtttttgttgttggacCGGCGGATGCATTTGCGGGGGAGGGGATGTGgattggtgttgttgcgACGATGAGGGTGAGGGGGGCGGGGAGGGGTGGTGTGGGCATTGTTGCTTTGTTGGATAgggagggttgttgataggGTGTGTTCTGGTAGGCGATTGAGCTCGTGTATGGGATTGGGGGTTCAAGGTTTGGAATGGAATCCGGGGTTTTGGTGTTGGATATACCGAGTAGAGAGGTGAAGAGAGGTGATGGTGGGGAGCTTTTACTTTTCCTTATCGGAACTTGATATGGAAGCGGCGCCGCGGCGGTCTAGGTTTCGTCCAGGAATATAGCTACAATGGAGATATCAATACAACTATGCGGATTTGATATGTATAGAGCATCATAGTATGTTAAATTAGAGGAAACCTAGACAAATAAATTGATTTAAGGGTATCGGCCACATccttaataataaaaatgcCCTTCATACTCCATATACGCCATATACGCCAAAAGCGCCATGCCATCCCAAATCAGAAATCAACCCAGCGCCAACCAAGCCTTCATACCAATCTATATTTATTGCAAACAAAACAGAGAAGCAAAGAGTATTGGTGGTCAACAAACCTACTACTGCTTCGCCGGCTTCAATATCCCACCATCCTCGATGACCTTCTGAATAACCGCAGCGTCCCTCTCCAATTCCTCTCTGCGCTTCGTCTCCGATTCATCTTCACCTAGAGTATCGAGTTTCCCGAACAGCCATGTTTCTTTCAATGATCGGGTTAAGGAGAGGATGTCTTCCGCAGCGCGGACCTGTTATTGGAGAATACGTTAGTTGATATATCGGTGGATTGAGGCTAAAACAGGGGCAATGCAACGGGACAGGATCGAGCGACAGTtttggagatgaagagaataAATTGACGTACCAATGCTGTGGATTCAACATCAAGCTGGTACGTTTCGACAGCCGTCGTCGTGTGGCTGGTACTATCGACCTGGATGTGAAAAGCGAGTTAGCAATGCTGCTCCGCCGTCTAGGGCCTCGTTTGAGAAGCAATTGGAGTTTGGGGAGAGATATACTGTAGTTGTAGCCATAATATTTTCGAATCGCTGGAGCAATTGGGAGATATCATTGTTTATGCGGACTGTATCATATGAGCTTTCATTCGAATTGATCTTTGATGTGATGCGACGGGAGGAGCTGCGGCGCTGTTTCGCAAGGCAGTACATACGGTGCAAAGCTTTTGAAGTCGGTTGCGATTCCATCTTGTGATTTGGGTGCCGTTTATGGCCTTCCTTGCTGGAGCGATGGGATGGTAATGGGATGCGAGATGAGACGGCGGGGTGGATGCGGTGATTTATTGCCGGCACTACTAAAAGTGTTAAGTTGAGCAGTTGACCATGACGGAATAATGGGCATTGGGGAATAAAAGTTGCTGAATTACAgtaaaagaataagaatGCTATCTCTTGTTCAATTTATAGTATGAGGTATCATTAATAAAGCACATGTCTATACCTCAGCTCAAACAGCCATGCTAAACGCCATATATCAAAGTGCCGGATAAAAGCTTCAATTCCACGACAGCATCCTTAGTACACCCAGGAAATACCAGGCCCTAGCTTACACTAGATGGCGTAAGGCGTGCGAACAGCCAACCAAGGCATGCAGTTACCGCACGTACTTTGACATGAACTTCTTGTGAAAGTCAGATCGTAGCAGGTCGTTAACGAACTCCTTTCCTCTCTTATCTTCTGATCCTCGAGCTTGGTTCTTGAAGACAACGTCATCGTCCCAGCGGCGTTTCATGTTAAAGTCCGATGGGTTGAGTAGGGGGTTTCCTCGCGCAATGTCGACTTCGCGttgttcctcttcttccgctgcGCGCTCGCTTTCCTATTCCGAGTAAGCAACTTAATCGCGCAACTTTGGCGGTTTACaaacctccttctccttctgcgctagcctttctttcttgattTTCTCGAGTTCTCGCATCAGTTCCgcagcttcgtcttcgtcatcactATAGCGCTTCTTAGCATAGAACCTGGGATCAACAGCAAGCTACCAacctctcttcttcgctaCTCTCTTCCTCTGAGCCATCTGAATCTGCGTCTATATCTCTCGTCTCTTCCAATACCCGCCGCCGTTTCGCTTCcgaatcttcctcctctATGTCTCCGTCGGTGCCGTCTGAAGGGCCGCCTTCGAGTTGACGTTTCGGTGTGGCGTTTTCGGTTGGTGCTTCATCCACGGGGAGTCCTTGCTTCTTGGCGAAGTGGTTTGCCTCTGCCTGGAGCAATTCCGCGCGCAAGTCGCGATGCGCCGATTCGCCCTGGGTGCCCTGACCAGATTGGCTTGTTCAATCAGTCATTGTTCATCATTATAGGATATATGCATAACCTACCGAGTCTTCAGGTGCGTGTGTGCAGGGAGGAGCCGCTGGTGGTATGCAGGGCCGCGGAGGGCCTCTTTACCTCGTGCCTAGATTCTGTGAGTGATGGTTCTGGACAAAAGCAGTTGTGACATACGGGATCGAAGGTGGGTCTGTGGGCTGTACGTAATTAGCAATGGAGCACATAAAGAGGATAGATAGGCTTTTTACCTGTAGTCATGGTGTTTGTAGCGTGATGTTTCGGCGAGAAGTCTGAAGTCCAAGGTGATCTGATATCGACGAAGCAGCCTCAGGCTAGAAGCTGGTGAACTCACCGCTTTGTGTTTATGGCATGTGATTGGTTGCACCAGGACAAAGACCCGCCTTGCGCTTCAATGATGCTGCAGAATGCAGAGAAAATTCCAGGCGAAAGTCCTCGTTCTGTCTTGACCCCCTCACCGGGGCTGAGTCTGCCCGCAATTATGAACAAAGAAGCACCGCTCTCGATTGCCGAGCGCGATTTCATCCTCGATGCGCTCCGTGAGGACGTGAGGCTGGATGGCCGCAAGGCCGATCAGCTCCGTCCGCTCAATCTCTCGTTTGGCGAAGAATATGGCCATGTGAAAGTACAGCTTGGAAAGACGAGGTTTGTTTCACCTGCTGCAATTATTTCTACGTTTCTAATTGTCGCAATAGCCTTATCGTTCGGATATCCGCCGAAGTTGGAAAACCCCACGATGACCGACCGTTTGATGGTATTTTCAATATTGCTATGGAGTTGACGGCGATGGGATCCCCAGCCTGGGAGAATGGCCGGTATGAACGCGGAATTGAACAATAAGTACCTAGTACCTGAACTAATTGGTTGTACTTGATAGACAAGGGGACCTGGAGACATACGTTACGAACGTATTAGATCGTGTTATTCGTCACTCGAACGCTTTAGATACAGAATCTCTCTGCATCCTCAAAGGTGTCAGCTGCTGGACAATACGTGCCGATGTCCACATTACCGATTACGACGGAAATCTGATCGACGCATCCTGCATTGGTATCATGGCCGGGCTACAGCACTTCCGCCGTCCAGATGCCGTGGTGAAGGACGGACAGGTGATTGTTTACGGAGTGGACGAGAGAGTTCCCGCGCCCTTGAACATCACCCACAAGCCGCTTTCGGTCACTTTCCATACATTTGACGACGGAAAGCAGGTTGTTCTCGATGCGACGCGGAAGGAAGAGCAAGCGTCCGAGGCAGACGTAGTGATTGGGATGAACAATGCTGGTGATGTCTGCTACCTCTCCAAATTCTCAGGCTCCCCGGTGGACGCCCTGGTGTTtgtgacgaagacgacggtCGCGCTGGAGACAGTTAAACAGATCAACACCATTATCGACAAGGCCCTACAGGGTGACCTTGCGAAACGGGCCAAGGGTGGCCTCGCAGAGCAAGCTAGAGCAGAGAACGATCGCCCTGTCGCGTAGACAACGTAAATACTTCGTTCAAGCGAAGGATGCGATGTATGATAGATGAATGAAATGCACGATCATCGTTTACAAGGTACGAGAAATCGTAGGTGCTGCCGTGGAGTGACAATCTCCCGCGTCCGACCATCCGTAATAAAGATTTGCGCCCCTGATCTATAGGAGCTTGGCCCAGATACCCGACAGCCTGAGCTCCTTTTCGCAAATTCGCACCCAAGATTGTAGCCTGTAGGACAGGGCACAGCAAGAACGTTTAAGATAACGAAATGTATACTTATCGTCgcagatattaatatagaatcCTGTAATAAGCGCCACGCTAAAGATCCTTGTCAAGAACAGCCCACGTCAAGCTTGCAGCTCGGCGAAGCGTGAGACAACGGGGCTGGAGAGCACCGCCGCACGCCAAACCCAACGGGCGGCTAGCGCAGCCAGaaactctcctcctcaattCTCACTTCACCAGGCAATCAccatattcttttttttggctGTGTAttgtcttctcctcctgcttaCTTTCTTCTCTACCTTCGACGTCCTCCTCGATTGCTTCCTCGCCATATTCCACGTGGTCTTATTCTCCTTTCCCCGTATTCCCTCCCCCCTTCCAAACAAAGCAATAGCGGCACCCACTCGAAATAATCGATGCTCCCCCTGGGTTACACCACCACACTGACGGTGTTCGCCCTTCCCAATCATCATGGCCAGCGGTAGGGCTCCAGGTCGTCATCCCGCCGCTGGCCGGGATGATGACCTACTGCAGTTGGAGGAATCGGCCCCGATTTACAACACAGGACGGCCTCCACCGGTCAACGACGAGAGACTCTTGCGACAGTACAACATCGACGATACCGACCCTTCTCAACCTCGTCCTTCGGTATCTTACGATAATTTTGTCGGCGGAAGAGTCGAACCGCAATCCGGTGCCCATGCGATGGGTTCCGCGCCTCCCCCGTCGGGAGCCGGCGTCTACATGACCGATCCCTACTCCGGGCACGATGTATCGCGAACCTATTCGCAGTCCTCGGGGCTGGATAACTACCAGCGGTATTCGGTCGACGAGTATGATGACGACCGGAACATGCATGGGTACTACGATATGACGGGCCAGGACCCGATGGAGGGGGACTCTCGCATGCGGCAGGCGAAGGACCGGAATAGCATACTGAGTCTGGGCGGCGGGATAATGGGCAGAGCGAAGCATATGTTGGGGATGAAGCCTGAGTATTCCGAGATGGACCTTCCCCTGACCGAGTCCGGGGCGCGAGCTGCGCGTGCCGACAGTGCGGTTTctgaggaggcggcggcaccgaagaagtcgaagaaaCCGTCGTTCAAGTTTGGCTTTGGTCGTGGAAAGACTGACCCATCTTTGCTCGGTCCTCGTGAGATCATGCTGAACAACCCCCCGGCGAACGCCGCGCACAAGTTTGTCGACAACCACGTGTCAACAGCCAAATACAACATCATCACCTTCCTCCCGAAGTTCTTATACGAGCAGTTCTCGAAATATGCAAACTTATTTTTCTTATTCACCGCCGTGTTGCAGCAAATCCCTAATGTTTCGCCAACGAATCGGTATACTACAATCGGACCGTTGGCGATTGTGTTGATGGTATCAGCTATTAAGGAAATGTTTGAGGATTACAAACGGAGAACGTCGGACAGGTCGCTGAATTACTCCAAAACACAAGTTCTCAAAGGATCCGCATTTCACGACACTAAATGGGTTGATGTGTCTGTGGGAGACATCGTCCGTGTTGAGTCCGAGCAGCCGTTCCCAGCCG
This region of Aspergillus puulaauensis MK2 DNA, chromosome 5, nearly complete sequence genomic DNA includes:
- the DFR1 gene encoding dihydrofolate reductase (COG:H;~EggNog:ENOG410PPTW;~InterPro:IPR001796,IPR024072,IPR017925,IPR012259;~go_function: GO:0004146 - dihydrofolate reductase activity [Evidence IEA];~go_function: GO:0050661 - NADP binding [Evidence IEA];~go_process: GO:0006545 - glycine biosynthetic process [Evidence IEA];~go_process: GO:0046654 - tetrahydrofolate biosynthetic process [Evidence IEA];~go_process: GO:0055114 - oxidation-reduction process [Evidence IEA]); amino-acid sequence: MPTPPLPAPLTLIVATTPIHIPSPANASAGPTTKTVLGIGLNGTLPWPRIKTDMSFFARVTARPPSATTTTTTTAAAGKAKTNALIMGRKTYDSVPPKLRPLGKRLNVVVSRDKEGAVAERVRGELEVKWGREKELAEAKAKAKAEESTAAGHTTTTAATTTPAEGRTDAFVSASLEEALTRLDAAAAEEEGGVGNVFVIGGAEIYGASLRVGTESGSGVKRKVRLVMTDVEKADGSGFECDTFFPIDGKDLAGERWRKVSAEEVTNWVGEEVTGEWIQEGDVRVRMVGYESV
- a CDS encoding RNA polymerase II mediator complex head subunit MED22 (COG:S;~EggNog:ENOG410PTCK;~InterPro:IPR038427,IPR009332;~PFAM:PF06179;~go_component: GO:0016592 - mediator complex [Evidence IEA];~go_function: GO:0003712 - transcription coregulator activity [Evidence IEA];~go_process: GO:0006357 - regulation of transcription by RNA polymerase II [Evidence IEA]) — its product is MESQPTSKALHLRINNDISQLLQRFENIMATTTVDSTSHTTTAVETYQLDVESTALVRAAEDILSLTRSLKETWLFGKLDTLGEDESETKRREELERDAAVIQKVIEDGGILKPAKQ
- the CWC15 gene encoding spliceosome-associated CWC15 family protein (COG:A;~EggNog:ENOG410PN2P;~InterPro:IPR006973;~PFAM:PF04889;~go_component: GO:0005681 - spliceosomal complex [Evidence IEA];~go_process: GO:0000398 - mRNA splicing, via spliceosome [Evidence IEA]) translates to MTTAHRPTFDPARGKEALRGPAYHQRLLPAHTHLKTRQSGQGTQGESAHRDLRAELLQAEANHFAKKQGLPVDEAPTENATPKRQLEGGPSDGTDGDIEEEDSEAKRRRVLEETRDIDADSDGSEEESSEEESDDEDEAAELMRELEKIKKERLAQKEKEESERAAEEEEQREVDIARGNPLLNPSDFNMKRRWDDDVVFKNQARGSEDKRGKEFVNDLLRSDFHKKFMSKYVR
- a CDS encoding exosome non-catalytic core subunit RRP45 (BUSCO:EOG09264398;~COG:J;~EggNog:ENOG410PFQI;~InterPro:IPR033100,IPR015847,IPR020568,IPR027408, IPR001247,IPR036345;~PFAM:PF01138,PF03725;~go_component: GO:0000178 - exosome (RNase complex) [Evidence IEA];~go_process: GO:0006396 - RNA processing [Evidence IEA]), which gives rise to MNKEAPLSIAERDFILDALREDVRLDGRKADQLRPLNLSFGEEYGHVKVQLGKTSLIVRISAEVGKPHDDRPFDGIFNIAMELTAMGSPAWENGRQGDLETYVTNVLDRVIRHSNALDTESLCILKGVSCWTIRADVHITDYDGNLIDASCIGIMAGLQHFRRPDAVVKDGQVIVYGVDERVPAPLNITHKPLSVTFHTFDDGKQVVLDATRKEEQASEADVVIGMNNAGDVCYLSKFSGSPVDALVFVTKTTVALETVKQINTIIDKALQGDLAKRAKGGLAEQARAENDRPVA